In Gemmobacter sp., the sequence AGCCCGATGCAGAACGACAGCATCACCAGCCAGACGTTGAAATCCCCCGGCGCCGCCCACCACAGCCCCCAGGCCCCCACGACATACAGCACCGAGAACAGCCAGATGAACGCCATCCGCCGCCCCGCCCGGTCGGCGATCGCCCCCAACAGCGGCGAGGCAAGCGCGATCAGCACCCCGGCCGCGCCGACGCCATAGCCCCAGACGGTTTGCGCCGCCGACCCGTCGCCCATCAGCTTGACCACATAGGGGGCAAAGACAAAGGTCAGCAACAAGGTGTTGTAGGGCTGGCTGGCCCAGTCAAAAAACCACCAGCCCCAGATCCGCCGCTGCTGTTCGGTCATGCTGTCCCCCTGAGCCCCTGTTTCGCGCCGATCAAACAGGGCGGCGCGGGGCTTGGCAAGCTAAGGTTTTGCGGCGGCCGGGCTGCCCCGTGACGGCGCCGGCCCGACGGCCTATATTCAGCCCAACCCCAGCGGAGGCCCCATGCGTTTCGACAATTCCTATGCCCGCCTGCCCGCGCACATGTTCGCCCGGGTGCTGCCCACCCCGGTGGCCGCGCCGGGGCTGATCGCCGTCAACCCGCACCTTGCGGCCGAGATGGGGCTGGATCCGCAGGTGCTGTCCACGCCCGACTGGATTGCGGTCTTTGCCGGCAACCGGGTGCCCGACGGCGCCGATCCGCTGGCGCAGGCCTATGCCGGGCATCAGTTCGGCAACTGGGTGCCGCAGCTGGGCGACGGGCGGGCCATCCTGCTGGGCGAACATCTGGGCCCCGATGGCCGCCGCTGGGACATCCAGCTGAAGGGCTCCGGGCGCACCGCCTTTTCCCGCATGGGCGACGGGCGGGCCTGGGTCGGCCCGGTGATCCGCGAATATCTGGTGTCAGAGGCGATGCACGCCCTGGGCGTGCCCACCACCCGCGCGCTGGCCGCCGTCACCACCGGCGATCTGGTCTACCGCGAAGGCGCCATGCCCGGCGCCGTGCTGACCCGCGTTGCAACCAGCCATCTGCGTGTCGGCACCTTCCAGTTCTTTGCCGCCCGGCAGGATCTGGACGCGCTGCGCCGGCTGACCGACATGGCCATTGCGCGCCATTATCCCGGTGCCGACGGTGCGCTTGGCCTGTTGCAGGCCGCAACGCGCGCGCAGGCCGAACTGGTGGCGCAGTGGATGTCGCTGGGGTTCATCCATGGCGTGATGAACACCGACAATGCCCATGTCGGCGGGCTGACCATCGACTATGGCCCCTGCGCCTTCATGGATGCCTACCACCCTGACCGGGTGTTTTCCTCGATCGACCAGATGGGCCGCTACGCCTATGCGAACCAGCCGCAGATCGCGGTCTGGAACGTGGCGCAGCTGGCCAGCTGCCTGCTGCCGCTGATCCACCCCGACGAAGCCGCGGCGGTCGAAGCCGCGACCGAGGTGGTGCATGGCTATGCCGACCTTTATCAGGCGGCCTGGCTGGACCGCTTCCGCGCCAAGCTGGGCCTGGCATCCATGCAGGAGAGCGACCGGCAGCTGGTCGAAACCCTGCTGGGGGCCATGGCCGGGCAAGGCGCTGATTTCACCCGCACGTTCCGGGGCCTTGCCGAAGGCACCGCCGGGGCCGAATTCGCCGATCCTGCGGCCTTGCAGGCCTGGATCGCCGGTTGGCACGCCCGGCTGGCGGCCGAGGGGCGCAGCCCGGCACAGGCGCAGGCGGCCATGCTGCGCAGCAACCCGGCGATCATCCCGCGCAACCACCGAATCGAAGCGGCCATCACCGCCGCCGTCGCGGGCGATTTCGCGCCGTTCCACGCCCTGAACGCCGCCCTTGCCGCGCCCTTCGATGCCCCGCCCGACCACCCGCTGCGCACTGCCCCCATCCCTGCGGAAATCGTGCGCCGCACCTTCTGCGGCACCTGAGCCGGGACTGAAGCGGGATTCGACCTGCACTGCCAGGATACCCTGACGACGCCCCGGGGGTGGGCACCGATTCCGTCTACTGCTAGGTTGCCGGCAGGAAAACATCAATCACGGGATACGGTTGCACGAACCGATCATCCGCTGCCAGCTTCCCGTGATCGAGCGGGTCGCCCTTCTGATAAAGAGCTACATCGACTGGAGCCCGACCGATTTCGGCGCCTGCCCTGTCGTGGCCAACGAGGAGCAGCTTTCGTCCGAACGGGCCGAGTTCCTGCGCCGCGCCAACCGGACCCGGCCCAGATCATCGCGCGACACTTCTCCGATCCTCCTGCGCGGGCTGACGGCGCGACGGCAGCGACACCCAGGCAAGCGTCCAGCACGGAGGTTTCCACGAACGATGACCCCGAAAACCAATGGCATGGCTCTTTGAACGGGGCCTTGCCCCTGGCGCGGAAAGGGTCAACGGACGGCGCGCCGGTTTCGAAGATCCAGCCGCCCGCCGGCGATTGTTCGGGTGGGATCAGCTGATCTTGCCCTGTTTCATCAGCGCGAACCGCTTGGGGAAATACCATTGCAGCACTTCGCGGAACTTCGGCGAGTCCGGCCGTGCCCAGTTGCGCATCAGTTCCGAGCCGAACTGGATGGCAGTGATCGGCGTGGCGCCTGCGGCCTGCATCCGTTCCATCGCCCGGTCATGCGCGACACGGGAAATCCCGCCAACCGCATCGGCGACCGGATAGGTATTGTAGCCCTCGGCCTGCATGTCGAGTACCGGGAAGGTCAGGCAGACCTCGGTCCAGAGCCCGGCAATCACGATGTTCTTGCGGCCGGTCGCCTTGACGGCGTTGCGGAACTCCTCGTCCTCCCAGGAATTCACGCCGGTGCGGTCGATCTCTGTCACGCCGGGCAGTTCGGCAAGGATCTCTGCGGTGGTTCCGGTATTCACGCCCATGTCCACGCCCACGGTCGAGACGACCACCGGCAGATCATAGGCGCGCGCGAAACGGCACAGCGCCACGACGTTGAGGTTGATTTCCTCGGGTGTGGCCGATGTGACCGTACGATACTGCTCGGGCTGATAGTCGATCAGCACCAGGGCCGCGTTTGCGGGCGTCAACAGCCGGTCCGATTTCGGATCGCGGACCGGCTCGGGCAGGGTCTTGGCCACGATCTCCTCCTTAAGGATTTTCGCCGGGTGCGGTGGTGAACAGATCGGCCCATTCGGGATGACGGGCATATTGCTTGCGCACGAAGGGGCAGACCGGAACGATGCGAAGCCCGCCCTTGCGGGCATCGTCCAGCATGTAGTCGAGCAACGCCTTTGCCACCCATCGCATCGGGCACGCCGGTATGGTTGGCGCTGATCACGCCGTCATGCGGGCGGGTGAAGGTGATCTCGCCTTCGGCGTCTATCCCCTTCATGCGGGCGACATAGCGCCCTGCGCCATTGCCGTCCTCGCGGGTGATCGTGATCTCGGACATGGACCTCTCCCTAGAATTCGCGTTTCGCAATGCTGCGGTCAACCGACAGCGGCCCGGCGCCCCAGGCGGCCAGAAACAGCGCAGCAACCGTCCAGAGCGCCGAGAACCCTTCGGCCTTGGACTGCACCTGGTGCAGGAACAGCGCGCCACCATCGGCAGCCAGATTGCGCACGCCATCGGCGGTGAACAGGGTTTGACCGGCGGCCTGCGCGGCCGCCATACCCTCGGGCGTCAGCGCCAGCGCACCATAGGGATGCGACCAGTGGAACCAGAAGGTGATTGCCAGCATGGCGGCATTGGCCAAGGCGACCGGACGGGTCAGGAAGCCGACAAGGATCAGCAGCCCGCCGACGAATTGCATCACCGCCAGAACCGCAGACCAGAGCCAGCCGGGATACATGCCGATGCTCTCGGTAAAGCCCGCCATGGCGAAGGGGGCCTGGATCTTTGGCCAGCCCTCGATGATCAGCAGCCCGCCGACCAGAACCCTCAGCCCAAGATGCGCCAGCGGCTGCGCGATGCGATCGTAAAACCCGCCCATGAATGGAAGGACAAGCGGGGTTTTGGTCTTTTCGTTGCTGGTCATTGCCTTACCTCCTGATCGGTTGGTCCGGCTGCGCAAAGACGGGCAAATCTGCCGGATGCTGCGGAGAATCTGCGTCCGCACGCGCGCCTGCGCCAGCCATGTTCCGGCGAACCCGGCGTTCGTCAATGCCGAACGCATGTCCTACTGACCGGTGACCACAACCTTCCACCTTCTGCCCGGGCGACGCAATGCGCTTTCGTGGCGACGATCGCAGCGACGGCAAACGCCCTCACATCCGGCGGGCCGCCAGAGAAATGCAGGGGTCGCAAGAGCGGTCGCATGCGGCCCGGCGACCGATCACAGGACCGGGCCCAGGATCGCCAGCGCATTGTTGGCGATGCGCCGCACCGGCCCCCAGGCCCGGACATCGTCCAGCAGCACGGGCCGGCTTTGCGCCAGATACTGTGCCTGTCGGGCGCGGACCGTTGCGGTGGTTTCGGCGTCTGTCAGCAGAATGTTGTTTTCATAGTTCAGATCAAAGCTGCGGCGGTCCATGTTGGCCGAGCCGATCAGCGTCAGCCTGCCGTCCAGGGTCACGGATTTGGTGTGCAGCAGGCCCGGCAGGAATTCATGCACCTTTACCCCCGCTTCAAGCAGGCTTTCGTAATGACTGCGGCAGGCCGCGCCGACCGCGAAATCGTCGTTCCGCGCCGGAAAGATGATCGTCACGTCCACCCCGCGCCCGGCGGCGGCGCAGATTGCGGCCTGCACCGACTGCGTCGGGACGTAATAGGGCGTGGTGATGAACAGGCTGGTTTCGGCAGAGAAGATCAGGCTGCAAAACATCTCGGGCATGGCGGCGGCGCGAAAGGTCGGGCCGGTCGCCACCACCTGCGCGATGAAGCCCGGCGCGGGCGGCGGTGCAGGCTGGCGCAGGATCGCGGTGATATCGTCGCCGCCGCCGCCCATCCAGTCGCTGGCAAACAGGTGCTGGTTCTGGCGCACCACCGGGCCGGTGAAGCGCAGGACCGCATCGACCCATGGCCCGTATTTCGCCTTGGGCAGAAAGGCCGGGTCGGCGCAGTTCTGGCTGCCGCAATAGGTGATGGCATTGTCCACGACAAGGATCTTGCGGTGATTGCGCAGGTCGATCCGGCCGTTCAGCATACGCATCAGCGGGTTGCCGACCGGCAGGGCGACGCGGGTCTGCACCCCGGCCTCGCCCATCCGGCGCCAGAGCGGGCCTTGGGCGAACCGTCGCGAACCGATGGTATCGACCATGACCCGGCAGGCGACGCCGCGGGCGGCGGCGCGCATCACCGCCTCGGCCATGCGGGTGCCGTTGTTGTCGTCCAGCCAGATGTAGAACAGGATATGGACGTGATCGCGTGCCGCGTCGATGTCGGCGATCATCTCGGCAATGGTGCTGTCGGAATCCGCCATCAGCCGGGCGGAATTGCCGGCGGCGGGGGTGTAGCCGGAAATCGATTGGCCGATACGGAACAGGCTGCGTTCACGCTCGTCATGGGCGTCGCCGGTGAAGGGGTCGGGGTCCGGCTGGCGCGGCAGATCGGCGAACACCTGTTTCATCCGCCGCGCGCGTGCCCGACCGATGCTGGTCTGCCCCACAAGCAGATAGGCCAGTGCCCCGGCCCAGGGCAGCGCCACCAGCACCAGAAGCCAGGCCGCCCGCGTCTCGGGCTCGCGATGTCGGCGCAACAGGATATGCGCGCCGACGACCAGGGTGATGGCGATATGGCTGAGGATGGCGATCATGGCGCTGGCTCGGCCCCGGTGCGCAAGAGAGGCCGGCGACGGCAATGGAACGCGGCCGGCGCGCCTGCTAGAGCGGGAAGGCACGGCAAGCCGGGGGGAGTTGCATGTCGGTCTTTCATCACGTCTTTCACGGCATCCGCGATGTGCTGCGGGCGGCGACCCTGCCGCATGCCGACCTGCGGCGCCGGCTGGGGGGCACGATCAGCCTGACGGTCATCGCCTCGGCCGTTGCCACGCTGGCGATCTATGCGGTGGAAAAGGACCAGAAGGGATCCGACATCCACAATCTCTGGGAGGCGTTTTTCTTCACCATGTCGCGGATGACCACGATGTCCGCCGCGATGGCGAACCCGGTGACCCGCGGGGGCGAGGTGATCGTGCTGTTGATCGACCTTTACGCGATCACGATCGTCTCGACGCTGGCGGGCATGTTCGGGGCCTATTTCTACCATCGGTCGGATGCAAGGCGGCAGGCTGCCGCCGGCAAGGACGGCGAAGGCCCGGGCCAGGGCTGAGCGCGCCGTCATCCTTTTGCCGCGCCCTGCCGGACGATCTGTTCCAGCGGGTTTTCGACCGCCGGACCGATGCGGCGCAGGGTGTTGATGTCGTGATGATCGAACACGCCCGGGTGCCCCTTTACTTTCAGATGGGTGTGAATCTCGTAGGACCAGCTGTCGTTGTCGTGGATCGTGACTGCGCAACTGTAGTGACCGGTCCGAAACGCCTCGTCCAGAAACGGGTTCGACACGATGCCCGAGGTGGTTTCCCCGCGCGTCGCCATGACCGAGAAGTTGCGGTCGTCCCTTGGGGCGCTGCCGATGGCCCGCAGCGCCTGCCCGCGCGGGATCGTCACGCTTTGCAAGATCATGCCGGCCCCCGGTTCCCACAGCGAGTAACCGACCTGATCGTGAAAGGTGATCGCCCCGTCCGGGTCGTTGATGTGGATGTGATCGCGCAGGCCATGGAATAGTTGCGGGCCGTTGGTCTGGGGGGCGATCACCGCCATCTGGAGGCGTTCGGTAAACCGCTTTGTCTGCGGACCCGGCGCCTTGGGGCTGACATCGGTGCCCCCGTCGCCCTGCCACAAGCCCGCCAGCGGGCGCAGCGGCCCAAGATTGGCCAGCCCGTCGGGCGAAGGGTCAGGTTCGGTGAAGATATCGGCCGGAACGTCAGGCATGGCATGGTCCCTTGCTGTAGCGCGGGCCGGCATGGCACCGGCCCGGCTGTGTTGGCCGGGGCGCATCACTCCTTCAGCTTGCCCGTCTTCATGGCATAGGCTGCGGCTTTGGCGGCTGCGGCATCGGCGGCGGCCTCGTCCCCGCCTTCCTCGGCTGCCGCCCTGGCATCCAGCGCGGCCAGATCCTGCGAGGCATCGGGCCTGTGCTTGACGGGCGTTCCATCCGGCGCGGGGGTCTTGGGCGTTTTGTCGGCCATCTTTTCCTCCTCCTCTGCTTTCGAAGCCTTCTCGACGTTCAGATGAAGTTCGCCGTCCTCGACCACGGCATTGACGCTGTCGCCTGCGCTGACCTCGCCGCCCAGCATCAGGCGGGACAGCGGGGTTTCGACCTCTTGCCGGATCAGGCGGCGCAGTTCGCGGGCGCCGAATTCGGGCTTGTAGCCCTCGTTCGCAAGCCGCTGGATCGCGCGGTCGTCAAACGACAGCGTGATCCCCTGCCCGTCGGCCAGCCGCGAGACGCGGGCCAGTTGCAGCTGCACGATCTGGCGGATCTGCGCACGGTCGAGCGCGTGGAACACGATGATCTCGTCGATGCGGTTGATGAACTCGGGCCGGAAATGGCGGCGCAATACCTCCATCAGGTCGGATTTCAGCCGCTTTTCATCGGCCTCGGGGGTGCCACGGCGCTTCATCTCGGCCTGGATCAGGTCGGATCCCAGATTCGAGGTGGCGATGATGATGGTATTGGTAAAGTCGATCACCCGGCCCTTGCCATCGGTCAGCCGGCCATCGTCGAACATCTGGAGCAGGATGTTCGCCACATCGCCATGCGCCTTTTCGATCTCGTCCAGCAGGACCACGGAATAGGGCTTGCGCCGCACCCGTTCCGTCAACTGCCCGCCTTCGTCATAGCCGACATAGCCGGGGGGCGCGCCGATCAGCCGGGCGACGGTGTGTTTCTCCATGTATTCCGACATGTCGATGCGGATGATCGCATCCTCGTCGCCAAAGACGGTGGCGGCCAGCGCCTTGGCCAGTTCGGTCTTGCCGACGCCGGTGGGGCCAAGGAACAGGAAGGACGCGATGGGCCGCGCGCCTTCGCGCAGCCCGGCGCGGGCCAGTCGCACGGCATCGGACACCGCGCGCACCGCATCGACTTGCCCGATCACCCGCTGGTGCAGCGTTTCTTCCATTTTCAGCAGTTTGGCCCGCTCCTCGGTCGTCAACTCGCTGACGGGGATGCCGGTCAGCTTGGCAACGATCTGGGCGATATCCTCGACCGTCACCTCGTCGCTGCGTGACCGGCGCGAGGCGCGCCAGCCTTCTTCGGCCGCGTCGAATTTCTTCTGTGCCGCCTCAAGACGGGTTTCGATATCCTTCGTCCGCGCCTCGTCCTTGCGGCTTTGCGCATAGTCGCGTTCGCGGCCAAGCTGCTTCAGTTCGGCCTCGGCCTCCTGCACCTCGGGCGGGCGGGATGTCGTGGTCATCCGCACCCGCGCGGCGGCCTGATCCAGCAGGTCGATGGCCTTGTCGGGCAGGAAGCGGCTGGTGATGTAGCGGTCGGCCAGATCGGCGGCGGCGGTGATCGCACCATCGGTGATGACCACCTTGTGATGCGCCTCGAACGTGTCGCGCAGGCCGCGCAGGATCATGATCGTCTGTTCGACCGAGGGTTCGGGCACCAGCACCGGCTGAAAGCGGCGTTCCAGGGCCGCGTCCTTTTCGATATGCTTCTGGTATTCGTTCAGCGTGGTGGCGCCGATCAGGTTCAATTCGCCCCGCGCCATCGCCGGCTTGAAGGTGTTGGCAATGTCCAGCCCACCTTCGTTCGATCCGGCACCGACGATGGTATGCACCTCGTCGATGAACAGGATCATGGTGTCCGAGGCGGCCTTGACCTCCTCCAGAACCTTCTGCACCCGCTCCTCGAATTCGCCCCGATACTTGGCGCCGGCGACCATGGCGTTGACGTTCAGTTCCACCAACCGCTTGTCGCGCAGCGTTTCGGGCACCTCGCCCGCCACGATGCGCTGTGCCAGCCCCTCGATGATCGCGGTCTTGCCTACCCCCGGTTCGCCGATCAGGACGGGGTTGTTCTTTTTCCGCCGGGCCAGCACCTCGATCGTGGTCTCGATCTCGCGCGCGCGGCCGATCACCGGGTCCAGTTTGCCGTCACGGGCCAGTTTCGTCAGGTCGCGCCCCATCTTGTCCAGTTCGGGCGTGTCGGACGGGCGGTCCACCTCGCCCGATTCCGCGCCCTTGCCCACCACCTTGGCGATCTGCTGGCGCAGCGCCTGGGGGGTCAGGCCGTATTTCTTCAGGATGTCGGCGGCCATCCCCTCGCCTTCCTCGGACAGCCCGACCAGCAGGTGCTCGGGGCCAACGTAGGAATGGCCCATGTCGCGGGCGGCGGCCATGGCACGGCTGAGCGCGTCCTTCAGGCGCGGCGTCACCCCCATGTCCTGCGGCGCCTTGCCCGTCGCCTCGCCCCGGGGGGCATTCTCGTCGATGTAGCGTTTCAGGTCGGCAGGCTTGACCTTGACCTGTTCCAGCACGGCCTGCACCACATCGGCATCGGCCAGCGCATGCAGCAGGTTTTCGGTATCCACGTCGCTGCGGCCGCGTTCCTGCGCCTGGCGGGCGGCGTCCTGCAACATTTCCTTGGCGCGGTCCGACAGCACGTCTGCAACATTCACCGTCTCGCGCGGGCGGCGGGGGCCCATGCGGAAATCGCCGTCATCGCCCATCGCGCCGCGTATCATCGAGGAAAACATCGGGTTGTCGGAAAACAGCGATTCCAGCGGCGAGCGGGCGGAATGCTGCTGCGCCCGAAGCCTTTCGTAATCTTCCTGACAAAGCTCCAGCGTCGTGCGCCGGCCATTGACCGTCGCCGCGACCTTTATCGTCGCCGGATTTTCCCCGCAGACGTCGCAAATGCCGTCAGCCATGTGTTCCTCCACCACTTAATTGTTCCGGTCCGTCGACCGTCGGTCACTTGTCGTTGCCTCCGTCGCCGGGGGGCACCTTTCCCTGCATCAGCCCGGCCGGCAGGGATTCCACGTAAAGCGACTGGCTGGGGAAGGCGAACCCGGACCCGGCGGCGGTGACGATGTCCATGATCCTCAGAAGCAGCGCCTCCTTGATCTTCAGCCAGCTTTCCCAGTCGGTCGTGCGCGTAAAGCAGTAGACCATCAGATTGATGGCCGAGTCGCCAAAACTGTCAACATAGACCAGCGGCGCGGCGTCGGGCGTCAGCGCGAAATCGT encodes:
- a CDS encoding protein adenylyltransferase SelO, whose product is MRFDNSYARLPAHMFARVLPTPVAAPGLIAVNPHLAAEMGLDPQVLSTPDWIAVFAGNRVPDGADPLAQAYAGHQFGNWVPQLGDGRAILLGEHLGPDGRRWDIQLKGSGRTAFSRMGDGRAWVGPVIREYLVSEAMHALGVPTTRALAAVTTGDLVYREGAMPGAVLTRVATSHLRVGTFQFFAARQDLDALRRLTDMAIARHYPGADGALGLLQAATRAQAELVAQWMSLGFIHGVMNTDNAHVGGLTIDYGPCAFMDAYHPDRVFSSIDQMGRYAYANQPQIAVWNVAQLASCLLPLIHPDEAAAVEAATEVVHGYADLYQAAWLDRFRAKLGLASMQESDRQLVETLLGAMAGQGADFTRTFRGLAEGTAGAEFADPAALQAWIAGWHARLAAEGRSPAQAQAAMLRSNPAIIPRNHRIEAAITAAVAGDFAPFHALNAALAAPFDAPPDHPLRTAPIPAEIVRRTFCGT
- the cls gene encoding cardiolipin synthase, which gives rise to MIAILSHIAITLVVGAHILLRRHREPETRAAWLLVLVALPWAGALAYLLVGQTSIGRARARRMKQVFADLPRQPDPDPFTGDAHDERERSLFRIGQSISGYTPAAGNSARLMADSDSTIAEMIADIDAARDHVHILFYIWLDDNNGTRMAEAVMRAAARGVACRVMVDTIGSRRFAQGPLWRRMGEAGVQTRVALPVGNPLMRMLNGRIDLRNHRKILVVDNAITYCGSQNCADPAFLPKAKYGPWVDAVLRFTGPVVRQNQHLFASDWMGGGGDDITAILRQPAPPPAPGFIAQVVATGPTFRAAAMPEMFCSLIFSAETSLFITTPYYVPTQSVQAAICAAAGRGVDVTIIFPARNDDFAVGAACRSHYESLLEAGVKVHEFLPGLLHTKSVTLDGRLTLIGSANMDRRSFDLNYENNILLTDAETTATVRARQAQYLAQSRPVLLDDVRAWGPVRRIANNALAILGPVL
- a CDS encoding GNAT family N-acetyltransferase; its protein translation is MRWVAKALLDYMLDDARKGGLRIVPVCPFVRKQYARHPEWADLFTTAPGENP
- a CDS encoding heme-binding beta-barrel domain-containing protein; this translates as MPDVPADIFTEPDPSPDGLANLGPLRPLAGLWQGDGGTDVSPKAPGPQTKRFTERLQMAVIAPQTNGPQLFHGLRDHIHINDPDGAITFHDQVGYSLWEPGAGMILQSVTIPRGQALRAIGSAPRDDRNFSVMATRGETTSGIVSNPFLDEAFRTGHYSCAVTIHDNDSWSYEIHTHLKVKGHPGVFDHHDINTLRRIGPAVENPLEQIVRQGAAKG
- a CDS encoding isochorismatase family protein, producing the protein MAKTLPEPVRDPKSDRLLTPANAALVLIDYQPEQYRTVTSATPEEINLNVVALCRFARAYDLPVVVSTVGVDMGVNTGTTAEILAELPGVTEIDRTGVNSWEDEEFRNAVKATGRKNIVIAGLWTEVCLTFPVLDMQAEGYNTYPVADAVGGISRVAHDRAMERMQAAGATPITAIQFGSELMRNWARPDSPKFREVLQWYFPKRFALMKQGKIS
- a CDS encoding DoxX family protein, whose product is MTSNEKTKTPLVLPFMGGFYDRIAQPLAHLGLRVLVGGLLIIEGWPKIQAPFAMAGFTESIGMYPGWLWSAVLAVMQFVGGLLILVGFLTRPVALANAAMLAITFWFHWSHPYGALALTPEGMAAAQAAGQTLFTADGVRNLAADGGALFLHQVQSKAEGFSALWTVAALFLAAWGAGPLSVDRSIAKREF
- a CDS encoding ATP-dependent Clp protease ATP-binding subunit, giving the protein MADGICDVCGENPATIKVAATVNGRRTTLELCQEDYERLRAQQHSARSPLESLFSDNPMFSSMIRGAMGDDGDFRMGPRRPRETVNVADVLSDRAKEMLQDAARQAQERGRSDVDTENLLHALADADVVQAVLEQVKVKPADLKRYIDENAPRGEATGKAPQDMGVTPRLKDALSRAMAAARDMGHSYVGPEHLLVGLSEEGEGMAADILKKYGLTPQALRQQIAKVVGKGAESGEVDRPSDTPELDKMGRDLTKLARDGKLDPVIGRAREIETTIEVLARRKKNNPVLIGEPGVGKTAIIEGLAQRIVAGEVPETLRDKRLVELNVNAMVAGAKYRGEFEERVQKVLEEVKAASDTMILFIDEVHTIVGAGSNEGGLDIANTFKPAMARGELNLIGATTLNEYQKHIEKDAALERRFQPVLVPEPSVEQTIMILRGLRDTFEAHHKVVITDGAITAAADLADRYITSRFLPDKAIDLLDQAAARVRMTTTSRPPEVQEAEAELKQLGRERDYAQSRKDEARTKDIETRLEAAQKKFDAAEEGWRASRRSRSDEVTVEDIAQIVAKLTGIPVSELTTEERAKLLKMEETLHQRVIGQVDAVRAVSDAVRLARAGLREGARPIASFLFLGPTGVGKTELAKALAATVFGDEDAIIRIDMSEYMEKHTVARLIGAPPGYVGYDEGGQLTERVRRKPYSVVLLDEIEKAHGDVANILLQMFDDGRLTDGKGRVIDFTNTIIIATSNLGSDLIQAEMKRRGTPEADEKRLKSDLMEVLRRHFRPEFINRIDEIIVFHALDRAQIRQIVQLQLARVSRLADGQGITLSFDDRAIQRLANEGYKPEFGARELRRLIRQEVETPLSRLMLGGEVSAGDSVNAVVEDGELHLNVEKASKAEEEEKMADKTPKTPAPDGTPVKHRPDASQDLAALDARAAAEEGGDEAAADAAAAKAAAYAMKTGKLKE